In one Methanosphaera sp. WGK6 genomic region, the following are encoded:
- a CDS encoding homoserine O-acetyltransferase, which produces MANRESVGNVETQYFHMKEDLNLETGNILKKPTIAYETYGQLNEEKSNVILVCHALTGDAHAAGWHEGDTKPGWWNIIIGPGKPLDTTKYFIICSNVIGSCKGSTGPSDINPDTNDFYGLDFPIITIGDMVNAQKRLIDYLEIPYLFAVIGGSMGGMQVIQWTIEYPNLVRNAIMIASGAYSTPQQIAFNAVERRSIIEDVNWNEGNYYHADEKPEQGLSVARMIGHITYLSNESMYEKFGRRLQDKHDFSYDFSNEFQVESYLEHQGFTFTKKFDANSYLYLTKTLDYFDIRKDKVSLEEALKPVKSRMLIMSITSDWLYTHEHMENIVMALRANNVDVMYSKLNSEYGHDAFLIENGQMNYIISNFLSKASVKDVMSHGILTLHDGAEIREAAELMMKHNKTHIPIIDDNDKIVGIVTAWDLSKAIATDAKYIDEIMTQEVFTCHEDDSIFDVTNRMKEHNISGLPVIDSSNKVIGSITTSQISSLLGT; this is translated from the coding sequence ATGGCTAATAGAGAATCAGTAGGTAATGTAGAAACACAATATTTTCACATGAAAGAAGACTTAAACTTAGAAACAGGTAATATTCTAAAAAAACCCACAATTGCATATGAAACTTATGGTCAACTAAATGAAGAAAAAAGTAATGTGATATTAGTTTGTCATGCATTGACTGGAGATGCACATGCTGCAGGATGGCATGAAGGTGATACAAAACCAGGTTGGTGGAATATAATAATTGGTCCTGGAAAACCATTAGATACTACAAAGTATTTTATAATATGTTCAAATGTAATTGGAAGTTGTAAAGGATCAACTGGACCTAGTGATATTAATCCAGATACAAATGATTTTTATGGACTTGATTTTCCAATTATAACTATTGGTGATATGGTTAATGCTCAGAAGAGATTAATTGATTATCTAGAAATACCATACTTATTTGCTGTTATTGGAGGTTCTATGGGTGGTATGCAGGTAATTCAATGGACAATTGAATATCCAAATTTGGTTCGTAATGCTATAATGATAGCATCTGGAGCATATTCAACACCTCAACAAATAGCATTCAATGCAGTAGAACGACGTTCAATAATTGAAGATGTTAATTGGAATGAAGGAAATTATTATCATGCTGATGAAAAACCAGAACAAGGATTATCTGTTGCAAGAATGATTGGTCATATAACCTATCTTAGTAATGAATCCATGTATGAAAAATTTGGGCGAAGATTACAGGATAAACATGATTTTAGTTATGATTTTAGTAATGAATTTCAAGTAGAGAGTTATCTTGAACATCAAGGATTTACTTTTACTAAGAAATTTGATGCTAACAGTTATCTTTATCTTACAAAAACCCTTGATTATTTTGATATAAGGAAAGATAAAGTTTCATTAGAAGAAGCATTAAAACCAGTAAAATCAAGAATGCTTATAATGTCTATCACATCAGACTGGTTATATACACATGAACACATGGAAAACATAGTAATGGCATTACGTGCAAATAATGTTGATGTAATGTATTCAAAATTAAATTCAGAATATGGTCATGATGCATTTTTAATTGAAAATGGACAGATGAATTATATAATAAGTAACTTCTTATCAAAAGCTAGTGTAAAAGATGTAATGTCTCATGGAATACTTACATTACATGATGGAGCTGAAATAAGAGAAGCCGCAGAACTGATGATGAAACACAATAAAACACATATTCCTATAATTGATGATAATGATAAAATTGTAGGTATTGTAACTGCATGGGATTTATCTAAAGCGATAGCTACTGATGCTAAATATATTGATGAAATAATGACACAAGAAGTATTCACATGTCATGAAGATGATTCAATATTTGATGTTACAAATCGTATGAAAGAACATAATATATCAGGATTGCCTGTAATTGATTCAAGTAATAAAGTGATTGGAAGTATAACAACATCACAAATATCAAGTCTATTAGGTACATAG
- a CDS encoding HEAT repeat domain-containing protein codes for MSAEDVKNAIKDLNDLDDFVKLEAESTISMNMPDEIDVLHEEIVKPFYHKAIKLSLIDILKSLKESSSIPIFAELLHDQNKWVRRQSSSALAEYGNDAVDILLELVNDENWRARGGAIWALAKIANPDTLDVFIDAHNDERSFVRSGCVFGLGNIGGDEAITVLKEMAESDESGYVKANALSFIEKLES; via the coding sequence ATGAGTGCAGAAGATGTAAAAAATGCAATAAAAGATCTCAATGACTTAGATGATTTTGTAAAACTTGAAGCAGAAAGTACTATTTCTATGAATATGCCTGATGAAATAGATGTATTACATGAAGAAATTGTAAAACCATTTTATCATAAAGCAATTAAATTAAGTTTAATTGATATATTAAAATCATTAAAAGAATCCAGTTCTATACCAATTTTTGCAGAATTATTACATGATCAAAATAAATGGGTTAGAAGACAATCAAGTTCTGCATTAGCAGAATATGGGAATGATGCAGTGGATATACTTCTTGAATTAGTAAATGATGAAAATTGGAGAGCTAGAGGTGGGGCTATATGGGCTTTAGCTAAGATAGCAAATCCTGATACCTTAGATGTTTTTATTGATGCACATAATGATGAAAGAAGTTTTGTACGTTCTGGTTGTGTATTTGGTTTAGGTAATATTGGTGGTGATGAAGCTATAACTGTTCTTAAAGAAATGGCTGAATCTGATGAAAGTGGTTATGTTAAAGCTAATGCATTATCTTTCATTGAAAAACTTGAAAGTTAA
- the pdxT gene encoding pyridoxal 5'-phosphate synthase glutaminase subunit PdxT: MIIGILDLQGDVEEHQLITEKTFKEMNIEGTTKLVNVLEDIKDCDGLIISGGESSTIGMHLKKTGIYEYIKTSGIPILGTCAGLVLLSEKTDQDQPLLGLINASVKRNGFGRQRMSFETDITFNNEEYHGIFIRAPYVDEISGDVEVLSKYDDKIIAVKQNQYMGIAFHPELTEDTLVHKVFLNEVLDYIA, translated from the coding sequence ATGATTATTGGAATTTTAGATTTACAAGGAGATGTAGAAGAACATCAATTAATAACTGAAAAAACATTTAAAGAAATGAATATAGAAGGTACTACAAAATTAGTTAATGTACTTGAAGATATTAAAGACTGTGATGGTTTAATAATTTCTGGTGGAGAAAGTTCTACAATAGGAATGCATCTTAAAAAAACAGGTATTTATGAATATATTAAAACATCAGGAATACCTATTCTTGGAACATGTGCTGGATTAGTTTTACTTTCAGAAAAAACAGATCAAGATCAACCACTTTTAGGTTTAATAAATGCATCAGTAAAAAGAAATGGTTTTGGTAGACAAAGAATGTCTTTTGAAACAGATATTACTTTTAATAATGAAGAATATCATGGTATATTTATAAGAGCACCTTATGTGGATGAAATATCTGGTGATGTTGAAGTATTAAGTAAATATGATGATAAAATTATTGCAGTTAAACAGAATCAGTATATGGGAATCGCATTCCATCCTGAATTAACTGAAGATACATTGGTTCATAAAGTATTTTTAAATGAAGTATTAGATTATATTGCTTAA
- a CDS encoding P-II family nitrogen regulator gives MKEIRAIIRNERLDAVKDALEKVDCKGITVVDVKGRGEQLGIEENYRGSSYRIDLLSKVKISTVVPDESVEKVVQAISEAAQTGNVGDGKIFITNVEEVIRIRTGERGNDAI, from the coding sequence ATGAAAGAAATTAGAGCCATAATCAGAAATGAACGACTTGATGCAGTGAAAGATGCATTAGAAAAAGTAGATTGTAAAGGAATTACCGTTGTAGATGTAAAAGGTAGAGGAGAACAATTAGGAATTGAAGAAAACTACAGAGGTAGTAGTTACAGAATTGATCTCTTATCTAAAGTAAAAATATCCACAGTAGTTCCTGATGAGTCTGTTGAAAAAGTAGTTCAAGCAATTAGTGAAGCAGCTCAAACAGGAAATGTAGGTGATGGAAAAATATTCATCACAAATGTAGAGGAAGTAATTAGAATAAGAACTGGTGAACGAGGAAACGATGCAATATAA
- the npdG gene encoding NADPH-dependent F420 reductase yields the protein MRIAIIGGTGAQGLNIGKRFAIAGEDVIIGSRKEEKALTKVEEALEQLKDYDDIKLEGMSNEDAAKAGDLLILTVPLSAQKPTVQSIKEYVGDKIVLDATVPLETAIGGSPARFIDLMEGSAAERTAKLLKKTDAKVIAAFNNVSNSLLENIPEPIDCDCLIAGNDNEAKKVVKELIEKIPGIDCIDCGKLEKARMIEKITPLLIGLNIKYKSHYGGLRITGIPKE from the coding sequence ATGAGAATAGCAATTATTGGTGGAACAGGTGCACAAGGATTAAACATTGGAAAAAGATTTGCAATAGCAGGAGAAGATGTAATAATCGGATCTAGAAAAGAAGAAAAAGCACTAACAAAAGTAGAAGAAGCATTAGAACAATTAAAAGATTATGATGACATTAAATTAGAAGGAATGTCTAATGAAGATGCAGCAAAAGCAGGGGATTTATTAATATTAACAGTACCTTTATCTGCACAAAAACCAACAGTACAATCAATTAAAGAGTATGTCGGTGATAAAATAGTACTTGATGCAACAGTGCCATTAGAAACTGCAATAGGTGGATCACCAGCAAGATTCATTGATTTAATGGAAGGATCAGCAGCAGAAAGAACTGCAAAATTACTTAAAAAAACAGATGCTAAAGTAATAGCAGCATTCAATAATGTAAGTAACTCCTTACTTGAAAATATACCAGAACCAATTGATTGTGACTGTCTTATAGCTGGTAATGATAATGAAGCTAAAAAGGTAGTAAAAGAATTAATTGAAAAAATACCTGGAATTGATTGTATTGACTGTGGTAAATTAGAAAAAGCACGAATGATTGAAAAAATCACACCATTACTCATAGGATTAAACATAAAATACAAATCCCATTATGGTGGATTAAGAATCACAGGTATTCCAAAAGAATAA
- a CDS encoding alanine--glyoxylate aminotransferase family protein, which produces MEDTLLMIPGPTTVPKRVLDAMAQPIVNHRGPVYGEILKETTAMMSEVFQTDNDSYLLTGSGTSAMETAIANIVEKGDKVINVVSGKFGERLQQLTEVFGGESIPVEVPWGQAVDPAEIKRVMEENDDAKALTMIHNESSTAVVNPIKEVGAIMKDYDTLFVVDTVSSLAGDTVKVDDYGLDICLSGSQKCIAAPPGMAAITLNDDAWKVIDSFEQPTYYLSLKAMRKSGSKNPPQTPYTPNVSLTYAMNEALSMVLEEGLDARIKRHHAGARATRAAAEALGLELFAREGDRSNTLTAIKMPENITDAELRGTMRDKYQIEIAGGQDHLKGNVFRIGHMGITGLQELSMTFTCLEMTLKELGFEFEAGAGVSALQNEYLKN; this is translated from the coding sequence ATGGAAGATACATTATTAATGATTCCAGGACCAACAACTGTTCCTAAAAGAGTATTAGATGCAATGGCACAACCTATTGTAAACCATAGAGGACCAGTATATGGAGAAATTTTAAAAGAAACAACTGCAATGATGTCTGAAGTATTTCAAACAGATAATGATTCATACTTATTAACAGGATCAGGTACTTCAGCAATGGAAACTGCAATTGCTAACATAGTTGAAAAAGGTGACAAAGTAATCAACGTAGTTAGTGGTAAATTTGGAGAAAGATTACAACAATTAACAGAAGTATTCGGTGGAGAATCTATACCTGTAGAAGTTCCATGGGGTCAAGCAGTAGATCCAGCAGAAATTAAAAGAGTTATGGAAGAAAATGATGATGCAAAAGCATTAACAATGATTCATAATGAAAGTTCAACAGCAGTAGTAAATCCTATTAAAGAAGTAGGAGCTATCATGAAAGACTATGATACATTATTTGTAGTTGACACTGTATCATCACTTGCAGGAGATACTGTAAAAGTAGATGATTATGGATTAGATATATGTCTTTCTGGATCACAAAAATGTATTGCAGCACCACCAGGTATGGCTGCAATTACTCTTAATGATGATGCATGGAAAGTTATTGATAGTTTTGAACAACCAACATATTACTTAAGTTTAAAAGCTATGAGAAAAAGTGGAAGCAAAAACCCACCTCAAACTCCATACACACCTAATGTATCATTAACATATGCTATGAATGAAGCATTAAGTATGGTATTAGAAGAAGGTTTAGATGCACGTATAAAACGTCACCATGCAGGTGCAAGAGCAACTCGTGCAGCAGCAGAAGCATTAGGATTAGAATTATTTGCTCGTGAAGGAGATCGTTCAAATACATTAACAGCAATTAAAATGCCAGAAAATATAACTGATGCAGAACTCCGTGGAACAATGAGAGATAAATATCAAATTGAAATTGCTGGTGGACAAGACCACTTAAAAGGAAATGTATTCAGAATAGGTCATATGGGTATTACAGGATTACAAGAATTATCTATGACATTTACTTGTCTAGAAATGACCTTAAAAGAATTAGGATTTGAATTTGAAGCAGGAGCAGGAGTTTCAGCTTTACAAAATGAATACCTAAAAAACTAA
- a CDS encoding ammonium transporter: protein MVAESLLNTGDTAWILMSTALVMLMTLPGLALFYGGMSKKKNVLNTIFLSLSGFAIACIIWIAYGYQFTFGTSIAGLIGIPTNFFLSGIGLDMIHPDTTIPELLYVVFQATFAAITVALISGAIVGRMKAKAWLVFVAVWVTLVYIPIAHWVWGGGWLFELGALDFAGGAVVHLNSGIAALALILVLGKRKDTRLLPHHLGYSVIGAALLWFGWFGFNAGSALGANGLAANALITTNTAAAAAMIGWILIDIWKTGKPTVLGAITGAVAGLVAITPATGFVDVPASIIIGFSTVFVSYFAISYLKPKLGYDDALDAFGVHGLSGTWGAILTGIFACPAINEAAGLLYGNPNQLVIQLISIVAVAAYSFILTYVIAKVLDKVMGIRVDDRTEIEGLDAKEHEELGYRI, encoded by the coding sequence GTGGTAGCAGAATCGTTACTAAATACAGGTGATACAGCCTGGATACTAATGTCCACAGCATTAGTTATGCTTATGACCCTTCCAGGGTTAGCACTATTCTATGGAGGTATGAGTAAAAAGAAAAACGTGTTAAACACAATATTCTTATCACTCTCAGGATTTGCAATCGCTTGTATTATATGGATAGCATATGGTTACCAATTCACATTTGGAACAAGTATCGCTGGATTAATAGGAATACCAACGAATTTCTTCCTTAGTGGAATCGGTTTAGATATGATTCATCCAGATACAACAATACCTGAATTATTATATGTTGTTTTCCAAGCAACATTTGCAGCAATTACAGTTGCATTAATATCAGGTGCAATAGTAGGTAGAATGAAAGCAAAAGCATGGCTTGTTTTTGTAGCAGTATGGGTAACTCTAGTATACATCCCTATAGCTCACTGGGTATGGGGTGGAGGATGGTTATTCGAATTAGGTGCATTAGACTTCGCAGGAGGAGCAGTAGTACACCTTAACTCAGGTATAGCAGCACTCGCATTAATACTAGTACTAGGAAAAAGAAAAGATACCAGATTACTACCTCACCACCTAGGATACTCCGTAATCGGTGCAGCATTATTATGGTTCGGATGGTTCGGATTCAATGCAGGATCAGCACTCGGAGCTAATGGATTAGCAGCAAACGCATTAATAACAACAAACACAGCTGCAGCTGCAGCAATGATTGGTTGGATATTAATAGACATATGGAAAACTGGAAAACCTACAGTACTTGGTGCAATAACTGGTGCAGTAGCAGGATTAGTAGCAATTACACCTGCAACAGGTTTCGTAGATGTGCCAGCATCAATAATAATAGGATTTTCAACAGTATTTGTATCCTACTTCGCAATATCATACTTAAAACCAAAACTTGGTTACGACGATGCATTAGATGCATTTGGAGTACATGGTTTATCTGGTACATGGGGAGCAATCCTTACAGGAATATTCGCATGTCCAGCAATTAATGAAGCAGCAGGATTATTATATGGTAACCCTAATCAACTTGTAATACAATTAATAAGTATTGTTGCAGTAGCAGCATACTCATTCATACTCACATATGTAATTGCAAAAGTACTTGACAAAGTTATGGGTATTAGAGTTGATGACAGAACTGAAATCGAAGGTTTAGATGCTAAAGAACACGAAGAACTTGGTTACAGAATATAA
- a CDS encoding isocitrate/isopropylmalate dehydrogenase family protein, producing the protein MYKITIIPGDGIGQEVMKPTIDILETLNTQFDFIPKEAGKECYKKNKTNLPEETINQCMKSDSTLFGAVTSIPEQKSAIVTLRRELDLYVNQRPIKSYTNPNIDFTIIRENSEGLYSHLEEQQGDEVIALRKITYKGSERIINYAFNYAQKTNKNKVSAIHKANVLPKTDGVFKNKFYELAENYPSINSNDFYIDATAMYLITCPEIFDVIVTTNLFGDILSDEGGGLLGSLGLIPSANIGDNNGLFEPVHGSAPDIAGLNKANPTAMILSSCLMLEFLGLQKEADTIHNAVDEVILENKVKTPDMGGHNNTQDIANAIIHKL; encoded by the coding sequence TTGTATAAAATAACAATAATACCTGGAGATGGAATAGGACAAGAAGTCATGAAACCAACCATAGATATTCTTGAAACATTAAATACACAATTTGATTTTATTCCTAAAGAAGCAGGAAAAGAATGTTACAAAAAAAATAAAACAAATCTACCTGAAGAAACTATCAACCAATGTATGAAAAGTGACAGTACATTATTTGGAGCAGTGACCTCCATTCCAGAACAAAAAAGTGCCATAGTAACACTAAGAAGAGAACTTGACCTATATGTTAATCAAAGACCAATAAAATCATATACAAATCCCAATATTGACTTTACAATCATACGTGAAAATTCTGAAGGACTATATTCTCATCTTGAAGAACAACAGGGCGATGAAGTAATAGCACTTAGAAAAATAACATACAAAGGATCTGAAAGAATAATTAACTACGCATTTAACTATGCACAAAAAACTAATAAAAATAAGGTAAGTGCTATTCATAAGGCAAATGTTTTACCAAAAACAGATGGAGTATTTAAAAATAAATTCTATGAACTTGCAGAAAACTATCCATCAATAAATTCAAATGATTTCTACATAGATGCTACAGCAATGTATCTTATCACATGTCCCGAAATATTTGACGTAATAGTAACTACAAACCTCTTTGGAGATATACTTTCAGATGAAGGTGGAGGATTACTTGGAAGCCTAGGTTTAATACCATCAGCCAATATTGGTGATAATAATGGTTTATTTGAACCAGTACATGGCTCTGCACCTGATATTGCAGGACTTAATAAAGCTAACCCTACTGCAATGATTCTTTCAAGTTGCCTAATGCTTGAATTCCTAGGACTACAAAAAGAAGCAGATACTATCCATAATGCAGTAGATGAAGTTATACTTGAAAATAAAGTCAAAACACCAGACATGGGTGGACATAATAATACACAAGATATTGCTAATGCCATAATTCATAAATTATAA
- the fbp gene encoding fructose-1,6-bisphosphate aldolase/phosphatase, translated as MKTTVSIIKADIGSVGGHAVTHQKLKDTCNDYLSKAKEEGLLTDFYITNCGDDIDMIMTHTNGPDNEEVHKLAFDTFMAGAEVAKGLKLYGAGQDLLSDTFSGNIKGMGPGSAEIEFEERGADPVFAYCCDKTEPGAFNLPLFRMFADPFNTAGLVIDPTLHGGFDFEVYDVLENRKVTMSCPDEMYDLLALIGSTGRYVIKRIFRRSDGEIAAAVSTDKLNMLAGKYVGKDDPVAIVRSQSGFPAGGETSEPFAFPHLVSGWMRGSHNGPLMPVSQADARPVRFDGPPRVIGLGFQVSDAKLVGPVDMFADPAFDDARNTATKVANYMRRHGPFEPHRLPADEMEYTSLPGVLSKLEDRFEDM; from the coding sequence ATGAAAACAACTGTAAGTATAATTAAAGCAGATATTGGTAGTGTTGGTGGACACGCAGTAACACACCAAAAATTAAAAGATACATGTAATGATTATCTATCAAAAGCAAAAGAAGAAGGACTATTAACTGACTTTTACATAACCAATTGTGGTGACGACATAGATATGATTATGACTCACACAAACGGACCAGACAATGAAGAAGTACACAAATTAGCATTTGATACTTTCATGGCTGGAGCAGAAGTTGCAAAAGGACTTAAATTATACGGTGCAGGTCAAGACTTATTATCTGACACATTCAGTGGAAACATAAAAGGTATGGGACCAGGTAGTGCAGAAATAGAATTCGAAGAAAGAGGAGCAGACCCTGTATTTGCATACTGCTGTGACAAAACAGAACCAGGAGCATTTAACTTACCATTATTCAGAATGTTTGCAGACCCTTTCAACACTGCAGGATTAGTTATCGACCCAACATTACATGGTGGATTTGACTTTGAAGTATACGATGTACTTGAAAACAGAAAAGTAACCATGTCTTGTCCTGATGAAATGTACGACTTATTAGCATTAATTGGTTCCACAGGAAGATATGTAATAAAAAGAATCTTCAGAAGATCTGATGGTGAAATCGCAGCAGCAGTAAGTACTGATAAACTAAATATGTTAGCTGGAAAATACGTAGGTAAAGATGACCCAGTAGCAATTGTAAGATCACAATCAGGATTCCCTGCTGGTGGAGAAACATCCGAACCTTTCGCATTCCCTCACTTAGTAAGTGGATGGATGAGAGGATCACATAACGGACCTTTAATGCCAGTTAGTCAAGCAGATGCAAGACCTGTAAGATTTGACGGACCTCCACGAGTAATTGGACTTGGTTTCCAAGTAAGTGATGCAAAATTAGTTGGACCTGTAGATATGTTTGCAGACCCAGCATTTGATGATGCAAGAAACACTGCAACAAAAGTTGCAAATTACATGAGAAGACACGGCCCATTCGAACCTCATAGATTACCTGCTGATGAAATGGAATACACAAGTCTTCCAGGTGTACTTTCAAAACTCGAAGACAGATTTGAAGATATGTAA
- a CDS encoding 6-hydroxymethylpterin diphosphokinase MptE-like protein, with protein sequence MKYRTYNNWDKWYDLICDDFNFNKKNDEYAADFLNNMIMKKGKHDITHHYLPDKCIVFGAGPSIKKHIQLIKQEFNLKDYTLIAADGATEALLEENIIPTIIATDLDGNINSIQESNKKGSILYVHAHGDNLDNLKKYVPLLENIIPTTQSKPKELLENYGGFTDGDRAVHIAVYALAMKEIIMAGMDFGDIITRYSRPEINSQVGKADDFKKLKLSYAEKLINSLKKENFQVKFINLLDYTNNH encoded by the coding sequence ATGAAATATAGAACATATAATAATTGGGATAAATGGTATGATTTAATTTGTGATGATTTTAATTTTAATAAAAAAAATGATGAGTATGCAGCGGATTTCTTAAATAATATGATTATGAAAAAAGGAAAACATGATATAACTCATCACTATTTGCCTGATAAATGTATTGTTTTTGGAGCAGGACCATCCATTAAAAAGCATATACAATTAATTAAACAAGAATTTAATCTTAAAGACTATACTTTAATAGCAGCTGATGGTGCAACAGAAGCACTTCTTGAAGAAAATATTATTCCAACAATAATAGCCACAGACTTGGATGGGAATATAAACAGTATACAAGAATCAAATAAAAAAGGATCAATATTATATGTTCATGCACATGGTGATAATCTAGATAACTTAAAAAAATATGTTCCACTACTAGAAAATATTATTCCAACAACACAATCAAAACCAAAAGAATTACTTGAAAACTATGGTGGATTTACAGATGGTGATAGGGCAGTACATATAGCAGTATATGCATTAGCTATGAAAGAAATTATAATGGCTGGTATGGATTTTGGAGATATAATAACAAGGTATTCTAGGCCTGAAATAAATTCTCAAGTAGGTAAAGCTGATGATTTTAAAAAATTAAAATTAAGTTATGCTGAAAAGTTAATTAATTCCTTAAAAAAAGAAAATTTTCAAGTTAAATTCATAAATCTATTAGATTATACGAATAATCATTAA
- a CDS encoding malate dehydrogenase, with product MVKIAIMGASGTIGKNVAFTLAEEDSIEEIILFSRPSSYEKIMGEILDMDDALAAEDTDATLTASCDYADLEGCSLVLITSGIPRKEGMSRLDLAVPNAKIVQEYAEQIAKYAPDSIILIVTNPVDVMTTIALEASGFDKKRVIGLGNHLDSLRLKTIISKHFHINSGEVHTRVIGEHGDHMVPLLSSTTIGGIPLNYFVEATDLKIETVINRLKSAGSTIISKKGATEYGPSYAVSNLISTIVNDSRKILTVSTYLEGEVEGVYDVSLGVPVVLCKKGIKDIVPVKMNKFEKDNFFEAARTVKKATYAVQNELDD from the coding sequence ATGGTAAAAATAGCAATAATGGGAGCATCAGGAACAATAGGAAAAAATGTGGCATTTACACTTGCAGAAGAAGATAGTATTGAAGAGATAATTCTTTTTTCCAGACCATCTAGTTATGAAAAAATAATGGGTGAAATATTGGATATGGATGATGCATTAGCAGCTGAAGATACTGATGCTACATTAACAGCATCCTGTGATTATGCTGATTTAGAAGGATGTTCTCTTGTTTTAATTACATCAGGTATACCAAGAAAAGAAGGTATGTCTAGACTTGATTTAGCAGTACCTAATGCAAAAATAGTTCAGGAATATGCAGAACAAATTGCTAAATATGCTCCAGATTCAATAATTTTAATAGTTACTAATCCTGTGGATGTTATGACAACAATTGCTCTTGAAGCTTCTGGATTTGATAAAAAACGGGTTATTGGGTTAGGTAATCATTTGGATTCTTTAAGATTAAAAACAATAATTTCAAAACATTTTCATATTAATAGTGGGGAGGTACATACAAGAGTTATTGGAGAACATGGGGATCATATGGTTCCATTACTAAGTTCTACAACTATTGGTGGTATTCCTTTAAACTATTTTGTTGAAGCAACAGATTTAAAAATTGAAACAGTAATTAACAGATTAAAGAGTGCTGGAAGTACAATTATTAGTAAAAAAGGAGCTACAGAGTATGGTCCATCATATGCTGTATCTAACTTAATTTCAACTATTGTAAATGATAGTAGGAAAATATTGACAGTAAGTACTTATCTTGAAGGAGAAGTTGAAGGAGTTTATGATGTATCGTTGGGTGTTCCTGTTGTTTTATGTAAAAAGGGAATTAAAGATATTGTGCCTGTTAAAATGAATAAATTTGAAAAAGATAACTTTTTTGAAGCAGCCCGTACTGTTAAAAAGGCAACATATGCAGTACAAAATGAACTAGATGACTAG